From Penicillium psychrofluorescens genome assembly, chromosome: 6, one genomic window encodes:
- a CDS encoding uncharacterized protein (ID:PFLUO_008608-T1.cds;~source:funannotate), translated as MAPPPHRHLVTGNQLGSIVPTPVYYNKLSKLVLSAEEMKMEGYKVTEIASGDLLRMRRCKLCRKRVTKQKNKKEKKNDSKKDGQDKEKSPADQQTGDRTTLPKSEVDSSQVSPQKDSLSSSGSSDNPPIKYVITIDAETEEVTVHTEPISEEAHAEREKAQNEKVKKKPTCQSHPGRVTYNKWTCCQKPGSSLGCVERDKHEAYDEDSVGRLEDEWKLYETPRFVRGARLAIALDCEMGVTMKGESELIRISAVDYFTGYVLLDTLVYPAVPMLHLNTRYSGVSWQMLNNALATRRCLVSREQARQQLWQFVGPDTIVMAHGGAADLLALRWIHRRMVDTFHVEGTHENPETGRSLKNLAAVRLNRRIQEGRRGHDSIEDAMACRELAHWYLEHLATPATEAAPATS; from the exons ATGgcacctcctcctcatcgacACCTGGTGACAGGAAACCAGCTGGGCTCCATTGTCCCAACTCCAGTCTATTACAACAAGCTCAGTAAGCTGGTTTtgtccgccgaggagatgaaaATGGAGGGATACAAGGTTACTGAAATTGCTTCGGGTGATCTCCTACGAATGAGACGCTGCAAGCTCTGTCGCA AGCGCGTGAccaagcagaagaacaagaaggagaagaaaaatgACAGCAAAAAAGATGGTCAGGATAAGGAAAAGTCACCGGCCGATCAGCAGACCGGAGACCGGACGACTCTGCCGAAGAGCGAGGTGGATTCTTCTCAGGTATCTCCCCAGAAGGATTCCTTATCTTCTTCTGGTAGTTCTGACAATCCCCCCATCAAGTATGTCATCACCATCGACGCCGAGACGGAAGAGGTGACCGTCCACACGGAGCCCATTTCGGAGGAAGCGCACGCGGAACGCGAGAAGGCTCAGAACGAAAAAgtcaagaagaagcccacGTGTCAGAGCCATCCCGGCAGGGTGACCTACAAT AAATGGACGTGTTGCCAGAAACCGGGTTCCAGCCTGGGATGTGTCGAACGAGATAAACACGAAGCCTATGACGAGGACAGTGTGGGTCGCCTCGAGGACGAATGGAAACTCTACGAGACTCCGCGGTTTGTGCGCGGCGCACGGCTGGCCATTGCCCTGGACTGCGAGATGGGTGTCACCATGAAGGGCGAGTCGGAACTGATCCGGATCAGTGCGGTGGACTACTTCACCGGCTACGTCCTGCTGGATACGCTGGTGTATCCCGCCGTGCCCATGCTGCATCTCAACACCAGGTACTCCGGAGTTAGCTGGCAGATGCTTAACAACGCGCTGGCGACGCGCCGATGCCTTGTGAGCCGTGAGCaggcgcggcagcagctgtGGCAGTTTGTGGGACCTGATACCATCGTTATGGCGCACGGGGGTGCGGCTGACCTGCTGGCCTTGCGGTGGATCCATCGTCGCATGGTCGACACATTCCATGTCGAGGGCACCCATGAGAATCCGGAGACGGGCCGCTCGCTGAAGAACCTAGCTGCCGTTCGATTGAACCGGCGGATTCAGGAGGGGCGCCGGGGCCATGACAGCATCGAGGATGCGATGGCGTGCCGGGAGCTCGCCCATTGGTACCTGGAGCATTTGGCTACACCGGCCACTGAAGCTGCCCCAGCTACGAGTTAA
- a CDS encoding uncharacterized protein (ID:PFLUO_008609-T1.cds;~source:funannotate) produces MALWLLVFVSYAWAFYIPGYSITRYNDGDPIPLLVNKIFSDHTQLQYAYYDLPLVCPPSGRVHGGSPFGSGQSVSLNLGEVLRGDRIMTSDFQLEMGKDVECQSLCSREISRSDVKWARQLVRDGYVVEWIADNLPGATRFVTVDRSRKYYAAGFKLGNRDISPTTSRPRFFINNHFTILIRWRSQPEGGKVIVGFEVYPKSITAENRNEDGCPKVVHQEQEGLELYIAPNIARLREKYPGSSYIPEDDDEDDGAMLKIPYTYSVYFREEKDIDWSNRWDLYFTNQEEGSMTHWLAIVNSLTISTVLGVTVFVIWSRTVQGDIKGRGDGAMEERKLKVQSRQKSGRHAEKKGESLLDQDPDVEHDADLSSDDEPLEDTSGWKLLHGDVFRTPAYSGLLAPLVGSGMQLLFVVTGLLLLSCLGVLNPSFRGGFVSVGMGLFVFAGLFSGYFSGRLYKTFGGAAWRKNTLVTALLFPGLSFCLVLILNLFVWAQSSSTAIPFSTLIGLLALWLLIQVPLVYIGSWYGYVRVAPWEHPLKTNAIPRQIPPHPWYLQSLYGPILTGLIPFAVLFIELLFVFKNLWQDKSGYYYVFGFLSVVSAILLVTVIEVTVIATYSQLCSENYHWWWRSFLVGGSSAFWIFAYCIWFYLFRLHITGFVSSLLFFSYSFLACAVYGLLTGTVGFLAAYAFVRRVYSAIKVD; encoded by the exons ATGGCGCTATGGCTGTTGGTGTTTGTGTCTTACGCCTGGGCATTCTATATCCCTG GTTACTCAATCACTCGGTACAACGATGGCGATCCGATTCCTCTCCTGGTCAATAAAATCTTCTCCGACCACACACAATTGCAATATGCCTACTACGACCTCCCCCTTGTCTGTCCCCCGAGTGGCAGAGTACATGGCGGTTCGCCCTTCGGATCTGGGCAGAGCGTCTCGCTCAATCTTGGTGAGGTGCTTCGCGGAGACCGCATCATGACGTCAGATTTCCAGCTGGAGATGGGCAAGGATGTCGAGTGTCAGTCGCTGTGTTCCCGTGAAATCAGCCGGTCGGATGTCAAATGGGCTCGCCAACTCGTCAGGGATGGATATGTGGTCGAGTGGATTGCGGATAACCTGCCAGGAGCTACTAGATTCGTGACGGTTGACCGCAGCCGCAAGTATTATGCCGCTGGGTTCAAGCTCGGCAATCGAGACATCTCGCCGACCACTAGTCGCCCAAGATTcttcatcaacaaccacTTTACCATCCTGATCCGATGGCGGAGTCAGCCAGAGGGAGGAAAGGTCATTGTCGGATTCGAGGTCTACCCGAAGAGTATCACTGCAGAGAACCGCAATGAAGACGGCTGCCCCAAGGTCGTCCACCAGGAGCAAGAAGGACTGGAGCTGTACATTGCACCTAACATAGCCCGACTACGCGAGAAATACCCCGGGTCGTCGTACATccccgaggatgatgacgaagatgacggcgCCATGTTGAAGATCCCGTACACGTACTCGGTCTACTTccgcgaggagaaggataTCGACTGGTCGAACCGTTGGGACCTATACTTCACCAATCAGGAAGAGGGCTCGATGACCCACTGGCTCGCGATCGTCAACTCTCTGACCATCTCCACCGTGCTAGGCGTGACCGTCTTTGTCATCTGGAGTCGAACGGTCCAAGGTGATATCAAAGGACGTGGCGATGGGGCCATGGAAGAGCGGAAGCTCAAGGTGCAGTCCAGGCAGAAGTCTGGCCGGCacgccgagaagaaaggagagagTCTATTGGATCAAGACCCAGACGTGGAACACGACGCAGACTTGtcctcggacgacgagcccCTCGAGGATACCAGCGGCTGGAAGCTTCTTCATGGTGATGTCTTTCGGACGCCTGCCTACAGCGGTCTCCTTGCCCCGCTGGTCGGCTCGGGCATGCAGTTATTGTTTGTGGTGACAGGGCTGCTTCTCCTTAGTTGCTTGGGAGTGCTCAACCCCAGCTTCCGCGGTGGGTTCGTCAGTGTTGGAATGGGTCTCTTCGTCTTTGCCGGCCTTTTCTCCGGCTACTTCTCGGGGCGACTTTACAAGACCTTTGGCGGAGCAGCATGGCGGAAGAATACTCTCGTCACTGCGCTGCTTTTCCCCGGATTGTCGTTCTGCCTTGTTCTCATCCTCAACTTGTTCGTGTGGGCCCAATCATCTAGCACGGCGATCCCGTTCAGTACCCTCATCGGTCTGCTTGCGCTCTGGCTGCTCATTCAAGTTCCCCTGGTGTACATTGGCAGCTGGTATGGGTATGTGCGAGTGGCACCGTGGGAACACCCATTGAAGACCAATGCCATTCCGCGACAAATCCCGCCGCACCCTTGGTACCTCCAGAGTCTTTATGGACCTATCCTCACTGGTTTGATCCCATTCGCCGTGCTTTTCATTGAACTGCTATTTGTGTTCAAGAACCTCTGGCAGGACAAGAGCGGATATTACTATGTCTTTGGATTCTTGAGCGTGGTCTCGgcaatcctcctcgtcacGGTCATTGAAGTGACTGTTATTGCCACATACAGCCAGCTGTGTTCCGAG AACTACCactggtggtggcggagctTCCTGGTTGGAGGCAGTAGCGCATTCTGGATCTTTGCATACTGTATCTGGTTCTATCTGTTCAGGCTGCACATCACCGGGTTCGTGTCGAGTCTGCTGTTCTTCAGCTACAGTttcctcgcctgcgccgtgtACGGTCTGTTGACGGGCACCGTCGGATTCCTGGCTGCATACGCCTTCGTCCGACGTGTTTATAG TGCGATCAAAGTTGATTAG
- a CDS encoding uncharacterized protein (ID:PFLUO_008610-T1.cds;~source:funannotate) encodes MPSPLRALGRDGPKVSAVGLGFGSLGGLYGPAGTLDERVALLEHAHATGLHFWDMADIYADSEDIVGEWIKRSGKRDDIFLATKFGLRRQPDGMFKFRTNPEYVKVACETSLQRLGVDTIDLYYCHRVDGVTPIEKTIEAMVELKTQGKINYLGLSEVSPATLRRAHAVHPIAAVQMEYSLFTLDIESSTSEILKTCRELGVTVVAYSPIGRGVLTGQYQSHADIPKGDIRCMLPKFSEENFPKILELLQGLKDVAGVHGSTPAQVALAWLLAQGPDIIPIPGTKSTAKMDENAASALLRLSDQEVQGIRTLVEQTKIQGTRYPAA; translated from the exons ATGCCTTCCCCCTTGCGAGCCCTGGGCCGAGATGGCCCCAAAGTCTCTGCCGTCGGTCTCGGGTTCGGAAGCCTAGGCGGACTCTACGGACCAGCTGGGACACTCGACGAGAGAGTAGCTCTTTTGGAGCATGCACATGCCACCGGACTGCATTTCTGGGACATGGCCGACATCTACGCTGATAGCGAGGATATCGTCGGTGAATGGATTAAGCGATCTGGCAAGCGCGATGACATTTTCCTAGCCACCAAATTTGGACTCCGGCGCCAGCCTGATGGGATGTTCAAATTTCGGACTAACCCTGAGTACGTGAAGGTTGCGTGTGAAACGAGCCTTCAGCGACTTGGGGTGGACACCATTGACCTTTACTACTGCCACCGGGTGGATGGGGTCACGCCCATTGAAAAGACTATCgaagccatggtggagcTAAAGAC CCAAGGAAAAATTAACTATCTCGGTCTGTCGGAGGTCTCACCAGCCACACTGCGTCGGGCGCACGCCGTTCATCCCATTGCCGCCGTGCAGATGGAATATAGTCTATTTACACTGGATATCGAATCATCGACCTCGGAAATTCTGAAGACCTGCCGCGAGCTGGGTGTGACTGTCGTGGCCTACAGCCCTATTGGACGCGGCGTTCTGACTGGCCAATACCAATCTCACGCAGACATTCCTAAAGGCGACATCCGTTGCATGTTGCCAAAATTCTCCGAAGAAAACTTCCCCAAGATATTGGAATTGTTGCAGGGATTGAAAGACGTGGCCGGTGTCCATGGAAGCACCCCGGCTCAGGTTGCTCTTGCGTGGCTGCTGGCGCAAGGACCAGATATCATCCCTATCCCGGGTACAAAATCGACCGCCAAAATGGACGAAAATGCGGCCTCTGCGCTGCTTCGGTTAAGTGACCAAGAAGTGCAAGGTATTCGGACTCTGGTGGAGCAAACGAAAATCCAAGGCACTCGGTACCCTGCTGCGTAA
- a CDS encoding uncharacterized protein (ID:PFLUO_008612-T1.cds;~source:funannotate) yields the protein MADDAGTADDTSITFTVKSSTDAKFTLTLPLSTPVSELKEKLSSSEYADTPAERQRLIYSGRVLKDSETLESYKIKDGHTIHLVKSAASNQRQNPAAQSTSAAPASAAGTTSQPATGVPTNLAAGTGNNPLAGLTGARYAGFAQLPGAGLFGPDGGMGPPPDTESMLNMLDNPQVQSSLNEALQNPAMIDMMINQNPMLRDMGPGVRQMMQSPEFRRMLTDPSSLRQMMQMQRAMGGGGLGGESAFPAPGVTNTTPEDGQNAQQQDAQANPFGQMAQNPFGNPFAQLFGGNAFGMPPPTSDAAGNTQRDDTQNPTPTTSAEGTTSTEGQNAQPPQNPFASLLNPALFGGAGQGNAGQGGQAGINPFNPQQNPFLRDPAMLQQMMQAMGGGQGAEGGANPLASMFGGGGGGGFGGGGFGAPQPPDNRPPEERYAEQLRQLNDMGFYEFERNIEALRRAGGSVQGAVEYLLTHPS from the exons atggccgacgaTGCTGGCACAGCCGATGATACATCCATCACCTTCACTGTCAAGTCCTCTACCGATGCTAAATTCACTCTGACCCTCCCGCTCTCTACTCCGGTGTCGGAGCTCAAAGAGAAGCTCTCAAGCTCCGAGTATGCGGACACTCCGGCAGAACGGCAGCGTTTGATTTACTCTGGAAGAGTGCTCAAGGATAGCGAGACATTGGAGTCCTACAAAATTAAGGATGGGCACACTATTCATTTGGTGAAGAGTGCGGCGAGCAACCAGCGCCAAAACCCGGCTGCCCAATCGACTAGCGCTGcccctgcatctgctgctggcACTACCAGCCAGCCTGCAACTGGTGTCCCTACCAATCTGGCTGCTGGTACGGGCAACAACCCTCTCGCGGGTCTGACGGGTGCCAGATATGCTGGGTTTGCTCAACTGCCTGGCGCGGGTCTTTTCGGCCCAGATGGCGGG ATGGGCCCTCCTCCCGATACCGAATCGATGCTGAACATGCTGGACAACCCTCAAGTTCAGTCGAGCCTCAACGAGGCCCTGCAAAACCCCGCCATGATCGACATGATGATTAACCAAAATCCCATGCTCCGTGATATGGGTCCGGGTGTGCGACAGATGATGCAAAGTCCGGAGTTTCGCCGTATGTTGACCGACCCCAGCTCGCTCCGGCAAatgatgcagatgcagcgTGcgatgggtggtggtggacttggCGGCGAGAGCGCATTCCCTGCTCCTGGCGTGACAAACACAACCCCCGAGGATGGTCAAAAcgcacagcagcaggatgcgCAGGCCAATCCATTCGGTCAAATGGCGCAGAACCCCTTCGGAAACCCCTTCGCGCAACTCTTTGGTGGCAATGCTTTTGGAATGCCACCCCCGACTTCCGATGCTGCTGGCAACACTCAACGCGATGATACTCAAAATCCCACCCCTACCACCTCTGCCGAGGGAACCACTAGCACTGAGGGTCAAAACGCACAACCGCCTCAGAATCCGTTCGCTTCTCTGCTCAACCCCGCTCTTTttggtggtgctggtcaAGGCAACGCTGGTCAAGGTGGCCAAGCGGGAATCAATCCTTTTAATCCTCAGCAGAACCCATTCCTTCGTGATCCTGCGATGCTCCAACAGATGATGCAGGCGATGGGCGGAGGTCAGGGCGCAGAGGGTGGTGCCAATCCCCTAGCATCTATGttcggcggtggtggtggcggcgggttcggtggtggtggctttggTGCCCCTCAACCGCCGGATAACCGCCCCCCGGAGGAGAGATATGCAGAGCAACTCCGCCAACTGAACGATATGGGATTCTATGAGTTTGAGCGGAACATTGAGGCGCTGCGCCGAGCCGGCGGTAGCGTGCAAGGAGCCGTGGAGTATCTCCTGACCCACCCGTCATGA
- a CDS encoding uncharacterized protein (ID:PFLUO_008613-T1.cds;~source:funannotate) — MATTSHMFMYSLTIQPPTAVTQAILGQFAGTKEQQIVTASGSKLTIHRPDPAQGKVTPIFSQDVFGIIRSLAAFRLAGSNKDYIIIGSDSGRITIIEYVPSQNRFNRIHLETFGKSGIRRVVPGQYLAVDPKGRACLIASIEKNKLVYVLNRNSQAELTISSPLEAHKPQNLVFAMIALDVGYENPVFAALEVDYSEADQDPTGQAYEEIEKVVVYYELDLGLNHVVRKWADPVDRTANMLFQVPGGADGPSGVLVCAEDNITYRHSNQDAFRVPIPRRSGPTENPDRKRTIVAGVMHKMKGAFFFLLQTDDGDLFKVTIEMAEDDSGQLTGEVNNLKIKYFDTVPVGSNLLILKSGFLYVASEAGNHQFYQFEKLGDDDEEIEFSSEAFSADPSIPCAPVYFRPRGAENLNLVESLNSLTPLIDSKIANLTEEDAPQIYSVCGTGARSSFRSLKHGLEVTEIVESELPSVPSAVWTTKLARSDEFDAYIILSFANGTLVLSIGETVEEVTDTGFLSTAPTLAVQQLGEDSLIQVHPRGIRHILSDRRVNEWPAPQHRTIVAAATNERQVAVALSSGEIVYFEMDADGTLAEYDERRQMSGTVTALSLGRVPEGRVRSSFLAVGCDDSTVRILSLDPDSTLENKSVQALTSAPSSLSIMAMSDSSSGGTTLYLHIGLYSGVYLRTVLDEVTGELSDTRTRFLGAKPVKLFQASVKGQTAALALSSRPWLGYSDIQTKSFMLTPLDYIGLEWGCNFSSEQCVEGMVGIQGQNLRIFSIEKLDNNMLQESIPLSYTPRRFVKHPELPYFYVIESDANVLSPVTRERLIQDSKMSNGDAAILPPEEFGYPRGTGHWASCIQIVDPITTKSVVFTLELEDNEAAVSVAAVSFASQDDETFLVVGTAKDMVVSPPSSSGGFIHIYRFQEEGRELEFIHKTQTDEPPLALLGFQGRLVAGIGSLLRIYDLGVKQLLRKCQANVVPRTIVGLQTQGSRIVVSDVRESVIFVVYKHQENALIPFVDDSISRWTTSTTMVDYETVAGGDKFGNLWLLRCPSKFSEEADEEGSGAHLIHERGYLHGTPNRLELMVHYYTQDIPTSMHKAQLVAGGRDIVVWTGMQGTIGIFVPFASREDVDFFQSLEMQLASQHPPLAGRDHLIYRSYYAPAKGVIDGDLCEMYLLLPNDTKMMIAAELDRSVREIERKISDMRTRVAY, encoded by the exons ATGGCGACCACCTCGCATATGTTTATGTACTCCTTGACGATCCAGCCTCCCACTGCCGTCACACAAGCTATACTGGGACAGTTCGCAGGAACCAAGGAGCAACAGATCGTCACGGCGTCCGGCTCCAAACTGACCATCCATCGCCCTGATCCGGCACAGGGGAAGGTCACGCCGATCTTCTCGCAAGATGTCTTCGGCATCATTCGCTCGCTGGCAGCTTTCAGGCTGGCTGGCAGCAATAAAG ATTACATTATAATCGGGTCTGATTCTGGTCGGATCACCATCATCGAATACGTCCCTTCCCAGAACCGCTTCAACCGCATCCACCTGGAGACTTTCGGCAAGTCGGGGATCCGACGAGTGGTGCCCGGTCAATATCTCGCAGTGGATCCCAAGGGACGCGCATGCCTGATTGCCTCTATCGAGAAAAACAAACTGGTTTATGTCCTGAACCGCAACTCGCAGGCCGAGTTGACGATCTCATCTCCGCTGGAGGCACACAAGCCACAAAACCTGGTGTTTGCCATGATAGCCTTGGATGTCGGTTATGAAAATCCTGTTTTCGCCGCTCTTGAGGTAGACTATTCGGAAGCCGACCAAGATCCCACTGGCCAGGCGTACGAGGAAATAGAGAAAGTGGTGGTGTACTACGAACTCGATCTCGGTCTTAACCATGTAGTTCGGAAGTGGGCTGATCCAGTTGACCGCACAGCAAATATGCTGTTCCAAGTgcctggaggagctgatgGCCCCAGCGGCGTCTTGGTGTGCGCGGAGGATAACATCACTTACCGACATTCCAACCAAGATGCCTTCCGTGTGCCTATTCCGCGTCGCAGTGGACCAACTGAGAACCCGGATCGCAAACGGACCATCGTTGCTGGCGTGATGCACAAGATGAAGGgagccttcttctttctcctgcAAACTGATGACGGCGACCTGTTCAAGGTCACTATTGAAATGGCCGAAGACGATAGCGGGCAGTTGACTGGTGAAGTCAACAACTTGAAGATCAAATATTTTGATACCGTGCCCGTCGGCTCGAACCTCTTGATCCTCAAAAGCGGTTTCCTTTACGTGGCGAGTGAAGCAGGAAATCACCAATTCTATCAATTCGAAAagctcggcgatgacgatgaggaaaTCGAGTTCAGCAGCGAGGCATTCTCGGCTGATCCATCCATTCCGTGCGCCCCCGTTTACTTTCGGCCCCGGGGTGCAGAGAATCTCAATCTTGTGGAAAGCTTGAACTCCTTGACCCCACTTATTGACAGCAAGATTGCCAATttgaccgaggaagatgcACCCCAAATCTATTCTGTTTGTGGCACTGGGGCTCGCAGCTCTTTCCGATCTTTGAAGCACGGACTGGAGGTTACCGAGATCGTGGAGTCAGAGCTTCCCAGTGTGCCTTCCGCAGTGTGGACTACCAAGCTGGCACGAAGTGATGAGTTCGACGCATATATCATCCTCTCTTTCGCCAATGGCACTCTCGTTTTGAGTATTGGAGAGACCGTGGAAGAGGTCACCGATACTGGGTTCCTTTCAACAGCGCCTACCCTGGCCGTACAACAGTTGGGCGAGGACTCCTTGATTCAAGTTCATCCTCGGGGTATTCGTCACATTCTCTCTGACCGCCGAGTGAACGAATGGCCTGCCCCGCAACATCGCACCATTGTTGCAGCAGCTACAAATGAACGCCAAGTCGCCGTTGCTCTCAGTTCGGGCGAAATTGTCTACTTTGAAATGGACGCCGACGGGACTTTGGCCGAGTACGACGAACGCCGGCAAATGTCTGGAACCGTCACCGCGCTCAGTCTGGGCCGGGTTCCAGAAGGCCGAGTGCGCAGTTCGTTCCTGGCTGTTGGGTGTGACGACTCGACCGTGCGTATCCTTAGTCTGGATCCGGACTCTACCCTTGAGAACAAATCTGTTCAAGCTCTGACTTCCGCCCCATCCTCTCTGAGTATCATGGCCATGTCCGATTCAAGCTCTGGAGGCACCACTCTTTATCTTCATATCGGCCTCTACTCTGGTGTCTATCTTCGCACCGTTCTGGACGAAGTGACTGGTGAGCTCTCAGATACCCGGACACGTTTCTTAGGAGCCAAGCCTGTGAAGCTTTTCCAAGCGTCTGTCAAGGGTCAGACTGCTGCTCTAGCTTTAAGCTCTCGACCGTGGCTTGGATACTCTGATATTCAGACCAAGAGCTTTATGCTTACACCCTTGGATTATATCGGACTCGAATGGGGTTGCAATTTCTCCAGCGAGCAGTGCGTGGAAGGCATGGTAGGAATTCAAGGCCAGAATCTTCG GATCTTTTCCATTGAGAAGTTGGATAATAACATGCTTCAAGAGTCTATTCCTCTTTCTTACACTCCCCGTCGCTTTGTGAAGCACCCTGAACTGCCCTATTTCTATGTTATTGAATCCGACGCCAACGTTTTGTCTCCCGTTACGCGCGAGCGGCTCATCCAGGATTCCAAAATGAGCAACGGTGATGCCGCCATCCTCCCGCCTGAAGAATTTGGGTATCCCCGAGGAACCGGACACTGGGCCTCGTGCATTCAGATTGTGGACCCGATCACCACCAAATCCGTGGTTTTCACCCTTGAGCTCGAAGACAACGAAGCGGCGGTCAGCGTTGCTGCTGTCTCGTTTGCAAGCCAAGATGACGAGACCTTCCTGGTTGTTGGCACTGCAAAGGACATGGTTGTCAGCCCTCCCTCATCCTCTGGCGGCTTTATCCATATCTATCGGTTCCAGGAAGAGGGCCGGGAATTGGAGTTCATTCACAAAACCCAAACGGATGAGCCccctctcgctcttctcggATTTCAAGGTCGACTTGTCGCGGGTATTGGCTCGTTACTCCGAATTTACGATCTGGGTGTGaagcagcttctccgcaaGTGCCAGGCGAACGTTGTGCCCAGGACCATTGTGGGTCTTCAGACCCAAGGTAGCCGGATCGTCGTGAGCGATGTTCGTGAAAGTGTCATTTTCGTTGTTTATAAGCATCAGGAGAATGCCCTGATCCCCTTCGTGGATGACTCCATCTCGCGTTGGACCACGTCCACGACAATGGTCGACTACGAGACCGTGGCCGGTGGCGACAAGTTTGGTAACCTGTGGCTGCTGCGTTGTCCCAGCAAGTTTTccgaggaggccgatgaagaaggatcTGGCGCACACCTGATCCACGAGCGAGGTTACCTGCATGGAACCCCCAACCGTCTGGAGTTGATGGTTCATTACTACACCCAGGATATCCCCACCAGCATGCACAAGGCTCAGCTGGTCGCCGGCGGCCGTGATATCGTGGTCTGGACCGGGATGCAGGGTACGATCGGCATTTTTGTTCCGTTCGCCAGCCGCGAAGatgtcgacttcttccagagTCTGGAGATGCAACTGGCTTCTCAACACCCTCCTCTTGCTGGACGGGATCACTTAATCTATCGCAGTTATTATGCACCTGCCAAGGGTGTCATTGACGGCGATCTGTGCGAGATGTACCTTCTCTTGCCCAACGAcacgaagatgatgattgCTGCGGAGCTTGATCGATCCGTGCGGGAGATCGAGCGCAAGATCTCG GATATGCGGACAAGGGTGGCCTATTGA
- a CDS encoding uncharacterized protein (ID:PFLUO_008614-T1.cds;~source:funannotate) yields the protein MGYTFYDGTIAVAQSTLGSLSHILRQAEQHPNASTLIEARLHSDMYPLSDQIRIVTQFSENLAAKLTGREPVTFERNLTTFAKCHERIETVLKALNAADKDVVNQHAEILGPTQVGPEQTVQMAGAAFAHTVALPNIYFHLVTAYGILRKEGVPVGKRDYYVGFFPSDFGGNQ from the coding sequence ATGGGCTACACTTTTTACGACGGCACCATCGCGGTGGCTCAATCTACCCTGGGCTCCTTGTCCCACATACTCCGCCAAGCCGAACAGCACCCCAATGCCAGCACTCTGATTGAGGCCCGTTTGCACTCGGACATGTACCCATTATCCGACCAAATACGAATCGTGACGCAGTTCTCGGAGAATCTAGCGGCAAAATTGACCGGTCGGGAGCCCGTGACGTTTGAGAGGAACCTCACGACATTCGCGAAATGCCACGAGCGCATTGAGACGGTGCTGAAGGCGCTCAACGCGGCTGACAAGGACGTCGTCAACCAACACGCCGAGATCCTTGGGCCTACCCAGGTTGGCCCCGAGCAGACAGTGCAGATGGCCGGCGCGGCGTTTGCCCATACCGTCGCCTTGCCGAATATCTATTTCCATCTTGTTACCGCGTATGGGATTCTGCGGAAGGAGGGGGTGCCAGTGGGGAAGCGGGACTATTATGTTGGCTTCTTTCCTAGTGACTTCGGCGGAAATCAgtag